The proteins below come from a single Spirochaetota bacterium genomic window:
- the alr gene encoding alanine racemase: MTALSLIRSGRRPTWAQSDLSALAHNIRIIRRHAPGAEYLLPVKADAYGHGMEAVTKTAMMSGVRYFGIASTDEGMFLRAQGIRANLVILGLSFIEQIPAIVRYDLIPAVADAHFIDALDRAAKKRGKRIRVHIKIDTGMGRVGVSEKDALSLILHAAGKRNIIIEGVFTHFPSSDDDRKFSRGQLSRFQAIVDACASRGVRPRFIHAANSAAVLSLPESHLSMIRPGLISYGYAQSKGLAAVLPLRPVLSLKSRIIFVKTIERGMSVSYGRTFIAKKRMQVATVPIGYEDGISRAFSNNMEMLVHGARVPLIGRVSMDQCMLDVTPLHAAGKVARVSDEVVIIGSQGRERIGVEELASRIHTIPYEITCMLSERVPLIYRS, from the coding sequence ATGACCGCTCTCTCATTGATACGTTCTGGCCGAAGGCCGACATGGGCGCAAAGCGATCTTTCCGCTCTCGCGCACAATATACGCATTATTAGACGACATGCGCCGGGTGCAGAATATCTTCTCCCGGTGAAGGCCGATGCGTACGGCCACGGCATGGAAGCGGTCACGAAGACGGCGATGATGAGCGGTGTCCGGTATTTCGGGATCGCATCGACCGATGAGGGGATGTTCCTCCGTGCACAGGGGATCCGTGCGAACCTCGTGATCCTTGGATTGAGCTTCATCGAACAGATTCCGGCGATAGTGCGCTATGACCTGATACCCGCTGTTGCCGATGCTCATTTCATCGATGCGCTTGACCGCGCGGCGAAGAAGCGCGGTAAGAGGATACGCGTTCATATCAAGATCGATACCGGCATGGGCCGCGTCGGGGTCTCGGAAAAGGACGCCCTTTCGCTTATCCTGCACGCCGCGGGGAAAAGGAACATTATCATCGAAGGGGTGTTCACGCATTTCCCGTCATCCGACGACGATAGAAAATTCTCGCGCGGGCAGCTTTCCCGCTTTCAGGCGATAGTCGATGCGTGCGCATCGCGGGGCGTACGTCCGCGATTCATCCATGCGGCGAATTCCGCGGCGGTGCTCTCGCTCCCCGAAAGCCATCTCTCGATGATACGCCCGGGGCTTATCAGTTACGGGTATGCCCAGTCAAAGGGGCTTGCTGCCGTACTCCCCCTGAGACCGGTATTGTCATTGAAGAGCAGGATAATTTTCGTCAAGACGATAGAACGCGGCATGTCGGTGAGCTATGGGCGTACCTTCATCGCGAAGAAGCGCATGCAGGTGGCAACCGTTCCCATCGGCTATGAGGACGGGATAAGCCGCGCCTTCTCGAACAATATGGAAATGCTCGTGCATGGAGCGCGCGTGCCGCTCATCGGGCGAGTGTCGATGGACCAATGCATGCTCGATGTCACGCCGCTTCACGCGGCTGGAAAAGTCGCGCGGGTAAGCGACGAGGTCGTCATTATCGGCAGCCAGGGGCGGGAACGTATCGGCGTGGAAGAACTTGCTTCGCGCATACATACCATTCCGTATGAGATAACGTGCATGCTTTCCGAGCGCGTACCGCTCATTTATCGTTCATAG
- a CDS encoding sulfurtransferase-like selenium metabolism protein YedF: MDLVIINSDSMGQGDAALGAQLTGSFLRTLCSAGTRPNAIVFYNAGVKLLAEGSPVLDALDILARAGIDLAACGTCVSFYKIADLKAGRVSTMKEIVGMMGNARSAVTI, from the coding sequence ATGGACCTCGTTATCATCAATTCGGATTCCATGGGACAGGGTGATGCCGCGCTCGGCGCGCAACTGACCGGCTCATTCCTCCGCACGCTCTGTTCTGCAGGAACGAGGCCGAACGCCATCGTCTTCTATAATGCCGGCGTGAAACTCCTCGCCGAAGGATCGCCTGTGCTCGACGCGCTCGATATACTCGCCCGCGCAGGCATCGACCTCGCCGCCTGCGGAACATGCGTTTCATTCTACAAAATAGCTGATCTCAAAGCGGGGCGTGTGAGCACGATGAAAGAGATAGTCGGCATGATGGGGAATGCGCGGTCAGCGGTCACGATCTGA
- a CDS encoding PPC domain-containing protein, with amino-acid sequence MRNIILLSFLMCTLAFAQRPHAGYVFPAGVRQGETATLLVGGQFLEGTTNVILTGTPITAQITSFSKDLDRKELNALNNRRQYLEAKIPKASEQEKPALEKQLARVMQILAYREKMPQEHDMMMYMKDIEKKKQPNAQLTELVRLELTVPADAPLGRHELRLVTPRGVTEPIAFEVGRIAEIKEREPNDDNADAVPVPSFPAELNGQILPGEVDRYKFSARKGQRLVFSVEARSLIPYLADAVPGWFQAVLTVFNAKGKELAYADDFLGNPDPVLPFTVPDDGDYYLEIRDSIYRGRDDFVYRISAGELPFVAAVFPLGGQHEKETKVSLSGYNLAAREFSVVPKAGSDILPVRVPDAENTFLFLADDLPSVFDAGSNNTTASAQRIVFPSAVNGRIESAGDVDVFSFSGKAGSRIVAEVYARRLGSPLDSALRLTDAKGATIMTNDDFYDRSSGLTTHHADSYFAATLPANGTYYLSLRDTQSKGGEYYSYRLRFREPKPDFKLRVAPSSVHISRGGTAMLTAYVQRIDNFTGDIVLSLDDPPEGIAFQNATLSGTNESVKLTVRTSSKMNAGRFALSIAGTSGGPQKVLALPAEDMMQAFAYRHLVPAEELIITVDERSKSADLNPKSVENLKAAIKLVGEFAAQAAGMQPGSDDAFVAAYAAERLAGFERIRTAAAGAEKEKVKTVIAQNVAAITNILSMHLLPNQADKARVVLGPLFGELDREVLSLLDAGVPQGKVIETIPILSDYARSLNEEVYAKAFTGKTARSDMAAKVNTLREYAAKRMAPIIGDGAASSWAEQVPLALVGGGEKPKKK; translated from the coding sequence GTGCGTAACATCATTCTATTGTCGTTCCTCATGTGCACACTGGCGTTCGCGCAGCGTCCGCATGCGGGATATGTCTTCCCCGCCGGCGTCAGACAGGGGGAAACGGCAACGCTCCTTGTCGGCGGTCAATTCCTCGAGGGGACCACCAATGTCATCCTTACCGGTACGCCGATCACGGCGCAGATAACCTCGTTCAGCAAGGACCTCGACAGGAAGGAATTGAACGCGCTCAACAATAGGCGCCAGTACCTCGAGGCGAAGATCCCCAAGGCTTCCGAGCAGGAAAAACCGGCGCTTGAGAAGCAGCTTGCCCGCGTCATGCAGATATTGGCGTATCGGGAAAAAATGCCGCAAGAACATGACATGATGATGTATATGAAGGACATCGAGAAAAAGAAGCAGCCCAATGCGCAATTGACGGAGCTCGTTCGTCTTGAGCTCACCGTTCCCGCCGATGCGCCGCTGGGCAGGCATGAGCTTCGGCTTGTCACGCCGCGCGGCGTCACCGAACCCATTGCGTTCGAGGTGGGACGTATCGCAGAGATAAAAGAGCGCGAACCCAACGATGATAATGCCGATGCAGTGCCGGTGCCGTCATTCCCCGCAGAGCTCAATGGGCAGATACTGCCGGGGGAGGTCGATCGATACAAGTTCTCCGCCCGCAAGGGGCAGCGGCTCGTATTCTCGGTAGAGGCGCGATCGCTCATACCGTATCTCGCCGATGCCGTCCCCGGCTGGTTCCAGGCGGTGCTGACCGTGTTCAATGCGAAGGGGAAAGAGCTCGCGTATGCCGATGATTTTCTCGGCAACCCCGATCCGGTGCTCCCGTTCACGGTACCCGATGACGGCGACTACTATCTTGAGATACGGGATTCCATATACCGCGGACGCGATGATTTCGTCTACCGCATCAGTGCGGGTGAATTGCCGTTCGTGGCGGCCGTATTCCCGCTCGGCGGCCAGCACGAGAAGGAGACGAAGGTGTCCCTGTCGGGATATAATCTTGCCGCGAGGGAATTCTCCGTTGTCCCGAAAGCGGGAAGCGATATACTTCCCGTACGCGTTCCCGATGCAGAGAACACGTTCCTGTTCCTTGCCGACGATCTCCCGTCAGTGTTCGACGCCGGCAGCAATAATACGACCGCGAGCGCACAGCGCATCGTGTTCCCTTCGGCGGTCAACGGGCGCATCGAGAGTGCCGGCGATGTCGATGTGTTCTCGTTCTCGGGAAAGGCCGGCAGCCGCATCGTCGCGGAAGTGTACGCCCGCCGTCTCGGCTCGCCGCTCGATTCGGCCCTGCGCCTCACCGATGCGAAGGGTGCGACGATAATGACCAATGACGACTTCTACGACCGATCGTCGGGACTTACCACGCATCATGCGGACTCGTATTTCGCGGCGACATTGCCTGCGAACGGCACCTATTATCTGTCCCTGCGCGATACACAGAGCAAGGGCGGTGAGTATTACTCGTATCGCCTGAGGTTCCGTGAGCCCAAGCCGGATTTCAAGCTTCGTGTGGCGCCGTCAAGCGTTCATATTTCGCGCGGGGGTACGGCAATGCTCACTGCCTACGTGCAGCGTATCGACAACTTCACCGGCGATATCGTGCTTTCGCTCGATGATCCCCCGGAAGGGATAGCCTTCCAGAACGCGACGCTTTCCGGCACCAATGAATCGGTGAAGCTGACCGTGCGAACGAGCTCGAAGATGAACGCGGGGCGATTTGCGCTCTCCATCGCGGGGACGTCGGGCGGTCCGCAGAAGGTGCTCGCATTGCCGGCGGAGGATATGATGCAGGCGTTCGCGTACCGGCATCTCGTGCCTGCCGAGGAGCTCATCATCACTGTCGATGAGAGATCGAAGAGCGCGGACCTGAACCCGAAAAGCGTTGAGAACCTGAAGGCCGCGATAAAGCTTGTCGGGGAATTCGCCGCTCAGGCTGCGGGTATGCAGCCCGGAAGCGATGATGCGTTCGTCGCGGCATACGCCGCCGAGCGTTTGGCGGGTTTTGAACGTATACGCACCGCCGCCGCAGGCGCCGAAAAGGAAAAAGTAAAGACCGTCATCGCACAGAACGTCGCGGCCATCACCAACATACTTTCGATGCATCTGCTCCCGAACCAGGCGGACAAGGCGCGTGTCGTGCTCGGTCCGCTCTTCGGCGAACTTGACCGCGAGGTGCTCTCGCTCCTCGACGCGGGTGTACCGCAGGGAAAGGTCATCGAGACGATACCGATACTCTCCGACTATGCGCGATCGCTCAATGAAGAGGTATACGCAAAAGCGTTCACCGGGAAGACCGCGCGTTCGGATATGGCGGCGAAAGTGAACACGCTCCGCGAGTATGCCGCGAAACGGATGGCGCCTATCATCGGCGACGGCGCCGCATCGTCGTGGGCGGAGCAGGTGCCGCTTGCGCTCGTCGGCGGCGGTGAGAAGCCGAAAAAGAAGTAG